GGATTATAAGTAAAGCATAGAAACCCCTATATTTCACAGTAGCGTAAAAAGCGCTTCAGGGCGTTGGAGAGATGCTTCTGCCGGTGATGAATGCGCCACAGGGTGCGCACCAGCCGCGGCAGCGGGAGAGCGATCTCCTTGAGCGTGCCGGTCTCAAGCTGCTCGGCAATCACCCGCCGCGACAGACAGCTGATCCCCAGCCCATGACGTACCGCATGTTTGATGGCCTCTGAGTTGCCCAGCTCCATACCAAGATGAAACTGCGGCAGGTGGGAAAGCAGCAGATAATCCACCAGCTCCCGGGTACCGGAACCGCGCTCGCGCAGGATCCACGGCGCGCTGGCAAGACGCTCCAGCGTGACCTCCCCCTGTAACAGCGGCGAGGCTGGGGAGGCAAACACCACCAGCTCATCCTCCAGCCAGGGCTCAGAGACAATCTCGGCGGTATGGCACGGCCCCTCAATCAGGCCAATATCCACGCGGAAATCCGCTACCGCATTAATTACGTCCTGACTGTTGCCCACGCTCATCTCCAGCGGCAGTCCTGGGAAGTCGCGCCGGTAGCGGGCAATAACCTCCGGCAGGATATAGTTACCGATGGTGCTGCTGGCGTAGACGCGGATCGCCCCGTTATCTTCCCGGAAGAGCTGCTCTATTTCCGTAGCCTGCTCCAGCAGCGCCAGCGCGCGGGGATAGAGCAATCGCCCGTGCTCGTTCACCACCAGCCGCTTACCAACCCGGTCAAAAAGCTGCACGCCCAGCTGCCCTTCCAGATCGGTTAGGGCCGCGCTGACCGCCGATTGAGAGAGCGCGAGCATCTGGGAGGCCTGGGTGGTTGAGCCGCTTTTCAGCACTTCAGCAAAAACGGCCAGCTGGCGCAGAGTGATATGCATAGTCACGATCCTAGGGGGCAAGCATCGCGCTTACCACTTATATAGATTAATTATAAATATATAATCAATTTTATTTTTAAGCTAGCCCAACGTAACCTTTATCCCAACAGAGGAGAAGGTTATGGCTGAAATGACATTAAAACATCATCGTAGCGTGAGGCATCTTGTGCCGGGCCTGGCGCTAAGTGCTGCCGTGGCGGGCGTGGCGCTGTGGAGCGGTACGATCCCGGCCGTTGCCGGTGCCGGTTTTAGCGCCCTTTCACTGGCTATTTTAATCGGGATGGTGCTCGGTAACACCCTCTATCCGCAGATTGGGCGCCCCTGCGAGAGCGGGATTGTGTTTGCTAAACAGCACCTATTGCGGCTGGGGATCATTCTGTACGGCTTTCGCCTGACGTTCTCTCAGATTGCTGACGTCGGCGTCAGCGGTATCGTGATAGACATGCTGACGCTCTCCAGCACCTTTTTACTGGCGTGTCTGCTGGGCCAGAAGGTGTTCGGCCTCGACAAGCACACCAGCTGGCTGATTGGCGCGGGCAGCAGCATCTGCGGCGCGGCGGCGGTGCTGGCTACCGAGCCGGTTGTGAAAGCCGAAGCCAGCAAGGTGACGGTGGCGATTGCCACGGTAATGATTTTCGGCACGCTGGCTATTTTCATCTACCCGGCCATCTACCCGCTGCTGGCTCACTGGTTCACCCCGGAAAGCTACGGCATCTATATAGGGTCGACGATGCACGAGGTTGCTCAGGTGGTTGCCGCAGGCCACGCCGTTAGCCCGGAGACCGAGAGCGCGGCGGTGATTGCTAAAATGCTGCGCGTGATGATGCTGGCACCGTTTTTGATCCTGCTTGCTGCCCGCGTGAAGCAGCTGGCTCCCGTTAACGGCGGCCAACGCAGTAAGATTACGATCCCGTGGTTTGCGATCCTGTTTATTGCGGTGGCGGTGTTTAACTCCTTTGGCCTGCTGCCGAAAGCCGCTGTTGATATGCTGGTGACACTGGATACCCTGCTGCTGGCCATGGCCATGGCGGCGCTGGGTATCACGACCCACGTTAGCGCGATTCGCAAAGCGGGCCCGCGGCCGTTGCTGATGGCGCTGCTGCTCTTTATCTGGCTGATCGTCGGCGGCGGCGTCATCAACCTGGCGGTTCATCATCTGATGGCATAAATCAATACAAACTGCGGCTGTTAACCCGCTATCATATGCCCTGGCTTTTACCTGCGGGTTTTTACAGGAGTGGTACATGAAATTTATTGGCGCGCACGTGAGCGCGGCGGGCGGCGTGGCAAATGCCGCCGTACGTGCGGCAGAGATCGGGGCCACCGCCTTTGCCCTGTTTACCAAAAACCAGCGCCAGTGGCGGGCAGCGGCGCTCACTGGCGCGACCATCGACGAGTTTAAAGCGGCCTGTGAAAAACACCGCTTTGGTCCGGGCCAGATCCTGCCTCACGATAGCTATTTAATTAACCTCGGGCACCCGGTAGCCGAGGCGCTGGAGAAGTCGCGAGAAGCCTTTATTGATGAGATGCAGCGCTGCGAGCAGCTGGGGCTGACCCTGCTGAACTTCCACCCCGGTAGCCACCTGATGCAGATCCCGGAGGATGCGTGCCTGGCGCGCATCGCCGAGTCGATCAACATTGCGCTGGATAAAACCGAGGGCGTCACGGCGGTAATTGAAAACACCGCTGGCCAGGGCAGCAACCTCGGCTTTAAGTTTGAGCATCTGGCGGCGATTATCGACGGCGTGGAGGATAAATCCCGCGTCGGCGTCTGCATCGATACCTGTCACGCCTTTGCGGCAGGCTACGATCTGCGCGGCAGCGAAGCCTGTGAAAAAACCTTTGCCGAGTTTGAGCGCATCGTCGGTTTCCAGTATCTTCGGGGAATGCACCTCAACGACGCCAAAAGCGCCTTTGCCAGCCGCGTTGACCGTCACCACAGCCTGGGCGAGGGCAATATTGGCCACGCGGCTTTTAGCTGGATCATGCAGGATGCCCGCTTCGACGGTATTCCGCTGATCCTTGAGACCATTAACTCCGATATCTGGGGTGAAGAGATTGCGTGGCTGAAGGCGCAGCAGGTGCAGACAGCTACGATCGCGTAGGCCCGGTAAGCGTAGCGCCACCGTCCAAAAAAAAGGGCAGCCCGTGGGCTGCCCTTTTTGATCCAGCTCGCGTTACGCGGTTTTCACCGCCATCTCCGCTTCTGGACGCTTCAGGAAGGCGTAGGCCAGACCTGCCAGCAGCGTACCGGCAACGATTGCCACCAGGTAGCCCAGCACCGGAGTGATAGCACCCGGGATCAGCAGGACAAACAGACCGCCATGCGGGGCCATCAGCTTCGCGCCAATCGCCATGGAGATCGCCCCGGTCACCGCACCACCCACGATACAGCAGGGGATCACACGCATTGGATCGCGTGCGGCAAACGGAATCGCCCCTTCAGAGATGAAGCACAGGCCCAGCACCAGCGCGGCTTTGCCACCCTCCTGCTGCCCTTTGTCGAACTTCTTCCGCGCAACCATGGTTGCGATACCCATCGCCAGCGGTGGCACCATGCCCGCAGCCATAATTGCGGCCATCGGTGCGTAGGTCTGGGTACTCAGCAGGCCAACGCCAAAGGCATAGGCCGCTTTGTTAACCGGACCGCCCATGTCGGTACACATCATGCCACCGAGGATCGCCCCCAGCAGGACCGCATTCGCCGTACCCATGGTTTGCAGCCAGTGCGTCAGGCCGGTCAGGATGCCCGCGACCGGTTTACCGATCAGGTAGATCATCGCCAGGCCAACCACCAGGCTGGAGAAGAGCGGAATGATCAGGATAGGCTTCAGCGCTTCCATGCTCGGCGGCAGCTTCAGCTTCTGGCTGATCGCCTTCGCCACGTAGCCTGCGAGGAAGCCCGCAATAATACCGCCGATAAAGCCAGAG
Above is a genomic segment from Enterobacter sp. C2 containing:
- the yieE gene encoding DNA-binding transcriptional regulator YeiE yields the protein MHITLRQLAVFAEVLKSGSTTQASQMLALSQSAVSAALTDLEGQLGVQLFDRVGKRLVVNEHGRLLYPRALALLEQATEIEQLFREDNGAIRVYASSTIGNYILPEVIARYRRDFPGLPLEMSVGNSQDVINAVADFRVDIGLIEGPCHTAEIVSEPWLEDELVVFASPASPLLQGEVTLERLASAPWILRERGSGTRELVDYLLLSHLPQFHLGMELGNSEAIKHAVRHGLGISCLSRRVIAEQLETGTLKEIALPLPRLVRTLWRIHHRQKHLSNALKRFLRYCEI
- a CDS encoding YeiH family putative sulfate export transporter, whose translation is MAEMTLKHHRSVRHLVPGLALSAAVAGVALWSGTIPAVAGAGFSALSLAILIGMVLGNTLYPQIGRPCESGIVFAKQHLLRLGIILYGFRLTFSQIADVGVSGIVIDMLTLSSTFLLACLLGQKVFGLDKHTSWLIGAGSSICGAAAVLATEPVVKAEASKVTVAIATVMIFGTLAIFIYPAIYPLLAHWFTPESYGIYIGSTMHEVAQVVAAGHAVSPETESAAVIAKMLRVMMLAPFLILLAARVKQLAPVNGGQRSKITIPWFAILFIAVAVFNSFGLLPKAAVDMLVTLDTLLLAMAMAALGITTHVSAIRKAGPRPLLMALLLFIWLIVGGGVINLAVHHLMA
- the nfo gene encoding deoxyribonuclease IV, which gives rise to MKFIGAHVSAAGGVANAAVRAAEIGATAFALFTKNQRQWRAAALTGATIDEFKAACEKHRFGPGQILPHDSYLINLGHPVAEALEKSREAFIDEMQRCEQLGLTLLNFHPGSHLMQIPEDACLARIAESINIALDKTEGVTAVIENTAGQGSNLGFKFEHLAAIIDGVEDKSRVGVCIDTCHAFAAGYDLRGSEACEKTFAEFERIVGFQYLRGMHLNDAKSAFASRVDRHHSLGEGNIGHAAFSWIMQDARFDGIPLILETINSDIWGEEIAWLKAQQVQTATIA